A part of Puntigrus tetrazona isolate hp1 chromosome 21, ASM1883169v1, whole genome shotgun sequence genomic DNA contains:
- the nsrp1 gene encoding nuclear speckle splicing regulatory protein 1, translating to MYQSKMAASGKQYGLILSRKSASKSAPLSRPSVFGDDSDDETSVGESLQKESVKKKMMKQTRLEMQKALEEDSTVYEYDNVYDDIQKQRLESNKKMLGGTDRKPKYINQLLRAVEERKKEQERRDERKIQKEREAEGEMFADKEAFVTTAYRQKLKERQEELEREKREAELEAALDVKKQKDLSGFYRHLLNQTVGEEAMPDRSAQREEKATCSAAAERSPTPEPAVNQRENEAESHSDEDQSIDNKAAFTKATTNSNHSKRQYRQKSPLSDSDDEREKEEIKERSHRERDRAKDKDRERTKDREDKHRDRKRERDRKDDRGRERRDRDKDDRHGNRDRRNSRERDRDRRDSSPKDRERHRKGERERDRRDNSPKDRERDRKVEQDQRDSERKNQDEQKTSERPMDNDKQENVMELEDKSESSKFAKRSSDQTVNSARERYLARQLARFAVKTYIEKDDD from the exons ATGTATCAAAGCAAGATGGCGGCCTCTGGTAAACA GTATGGGCTCATTTTGTCCCGGAAGAGTGCATCAAAATCTGCCCCTCTCTCTCGCCCCTCTGTATTTGGAGATGATTCTGATGATGAG ACTTCAGTTGGGGAGAGCTTGCAGAAGGAGTcagtcaaaaagaaaatgatgaagCAG ACTCGTCTTGAGATGCAAAAAGCGCTTGAAGAGGACAGCACTGTCTATGAGTATGATAATGTGTATGATGATATTCAGAAACAGAGACTGGAAAGCAATAAGAAAATGCTAGGTGGCACAGACAGAaag CCCAAGTATATTAACCAGCTGCTCCGTGCAGTCGAAGAGAGGAAGAAGGAACAGGAACGGCGTGATGAGAGAAAGATCCAGAAGGAAAGAGAAGCAGAGGGCGAGATGTTTGCTGATAAAGAGGCCTTTGTCACCACAGCTTATCGGCAAAAACTTAAAGAAAGACAGGAGGAGTTGGAGCGAGAGAAGAGGGAGGCAGAGTTGGAAG ctGCATTGGATGTCAAGAAGCAGAAGGATCTGAGTGGATTTTACAGACATCTTCTCAACCAGACAGTCGGGGAGGAGGCAATGCCTGATCGTAGTGCTCAAAG AGAGGAGAAAGCTACGTGCTCAGCAGCAGCAGAACGGTCACCGACCCCGGAGCCCGCAGTGAATCAAAGAGAGAATGAAGCAGAATCCCACAGCGATGAGGACCAGAGCATTGATAACAAAGCTGCATTCACTAAGGCCACCACAAACAGCAATCACTCAAAACGGCAATACAGACAAAAATCCCCTCTTTCAGATAGTGATGATGAGCGTGAGAAGGAAGAGATTAAAGAAAGGAGTCACAGGGAAAGGGACAGAGCAAAGgataaagacagagagaggaccAAAGACAGAGAAGACAAGCACAGGGACCGCAAAAGAGAAAGGGACAGAAAAGACGACAGAGGCCGAGAAAGGAGGGACAGAGACAAAGACGACAGACATGGTAACAGGGACAGAAGAAACAGCAGAGAAcgagacagagacagaagagaCAGCAGTccaaaagacagagaaagacaccGTAAaggagaacgagagagagacaggcgaGATAACAGCCCAAAGGACAGGGAACGGGACCGCAAAGTAGAGCAAGATCAGAGGGACAGCGAAAGGAAAAACCAGGATGAGCAAAAAACAAGCGAGAGGCCCATGGACAATGataaacaagaaaatgtcaTGGAACTTGAGGACAAAAGTGAATCTAGTAAATTTGCAAAACGCAGCAGTGACCAGACTGTAAATTCAGCCAGAGAGAGATATCTGGCCCGGCAACTTGCTCGTTTTGCTGTGAAGACCTACATTGAAAAAGATGACGACTAG